The following are from one region of the Cyanobium gracile PCC 6307 genome:
- a CDS encoding bifunctional o-acetylhomoserine/o-acetylserine sulfhydrylase — translation MTQGFATRQIHAGTAPDPTTGARAVPIYQTTSYVFRDTDHAANLFGLRELGNIYTRIMNPTQAAFEARVADLEGGVAALATASGQAAETLALLNLAEHGGHIVASTSLYGGTYNLFAYTLPKLGIEVSFVDDPDDSEAWRREIRSNTKAFFGESIGNPKGDVFNFEAVAEVAHASGIPLVIDNTLATPYLLRPLEHGADIVIHSATKFIGGHGTAIGGVIVDGGHFDYEASGRFPQFTTPDPSYHGLVFSQLPEALHPARYILRARITLLRDLGPAVTPFNSFLFLQGLETLSLRLERHCSNALAVAQWLEARQDVARVVYPGLASSPWHQRARRYLPRGQGAIVSFELPGGLEAGKRFVEATELFSHLANVGDVRSLIIHPASTTHSQLNEQQLAQTGVTAGLVRLSVGLETLEDLLTDLERGFRATRQH, via the coding sequence ATGACCCAAGGTTTCGCCACCCGTCAGATCCATGCCGGCACAGCACCGGACCCCACCACCGGCGCCCGGGCGGTACCCATCTATCAGACCACCAGCTACGTCTTCCGCGACACCGACCACGCTGCCAACCTCTTTGGGCTTCGGGAACTCGGCAACATCTACACGCGGATCATGAACCCCACCCAGGCGGCCTTCGAGGCTCGGGTGGCTGATCTGGAGGGGGGCGTGGCGGCCCTGGCCACCGCCAGCGGCCAGGCGGCTGAAACACTCGCCCTGCTGAATCTGGCCGAACACGGCGGCCACATCGTCGCCAGCACCTCCCTCTACGGCGGCACCTACAACCTGTTCGCCTACACCTTGCCGAAGCTCGGCATCGAGGTGAGCTTCGTTGACGATCCGGATGACAGCGAAGCCTGGCGACGTGAGATCCGATCGAACACCAAGGCCTTCTTCGGGGAGAGCATCGGCAATCCCAAGGGCGACGTGTTCAACTTCGAGGCTGTCGCCGAAGTGGCCCACGCCAGCGGGATTCCACTGGTGATCGACAACACCCTCGCCACTCCCTACCTGCTTCGCCCCCTCGAGCATGGCGCTGACATCGTGATTCACTCGGCCACCAAGTTCATCGGTGGCCATGGCACGGCGATCGGCGGGGTGATCGTGGACGGGGGACACTTCGACTACGAAGCCAGTGGGCGTTTTCCCCAATTCACCACGCCTGATCCCAGCTACCACGGCCTGGTGTTCAGCCAGCTGCCGGAGGCCCTGCACCCTGCCCGCTACATCCTGCGGGCCCGGATCACGCTGCTGCGCGACCTCGGCCCAGCCGTGACCCCGTTCAACTCCTTCCTGTTCCTGCAGGGTCTGGAAACCCTTTCTCTGCGCCTGGAGCGGCACTGCAGCAATGCCCTGGCGGTGGCCCAGTGGCTGGAGGCCCGCCAGGACGTGGCTCGGGTGGTGTACCCTGGGCTTGCCAGCAGCCCCTGGCACCAACGAGCCAGGCGCTATCTGCCCAGGGGCCAGGGGGCGATCGTTTCGTTCGAGCTTCCCGGAGGGCTGGAGGCGGGCAAGCGTTTCGTGGAGGCCACCGAACTGTTCAGCCACCTCGCCAATGTGGGCGACGTGCGAAGCCTGATCATCCATCCGGCGAGCACAACCCATAGCCAGCTGAACGAACAGCAGCTGGCGCAAACCGGCGTCACAGCCGGCCTCGTGAGGCTGTCGGTGGGCCTGGAAACCCTGGAAGACCTCCTCACCGATCTGGAGCGGGGCTTCCGGGCGACGAGGCAGCACTGA